The following is a genomic window from Parabacteroides johnsonii DSM 18315.
TACGATTGTATATGGCTGTTTGGTTCCCTTCGGTGGATATATGGGTGATTTTCTGAAAAGAAAATGGATTATTCTTATTAGTATCCTGATTTTCAGTATCGGAACATTATGTACTGGATTTAGTGGGGGGGTGATTTCTTTGATCGTTTTACGTGGTATTACGACCGGGGGAGGAGAAGCTTTCTATTATCCGGCAGCCACCTCTTTGATCAGTCAGTATCATCATAAGACGAGGGCTATGGCCATGTCCATACATCAGACATCTTTGTATGTGGGGATTGTGGCCAGTGGGTTTATTGCGGCCTATATTGGTGAGCATTTCGGTTGGCGGATGTCCTTTTTTACTTTTGGATTAGGAGGTTTGTTGCTGTGTATTTATTTGTTTTTCAGAATGGAAGATACTCCGCAGGAAGTGAAAGAAGAAGAAAGATATTCGATCGGATATGTTATTAAAGAAATATTTAAAAAGAAAACGGTCTGGATGCTTTGTCTAGCTTTTGGAGGGATGTGTTTTGTGAATATTGGTTATGTGACTTGGATGTCTACATTCTATCATGAAAAGTATCATTTATCTCTTTCGACGGCTGGGTTTACCTCTATGTTTTTTCATTTTGCAGCCGCATTGTTTGGGGTTTTAATAGGTGGAAAATTATCAGATAAATATGCTCAAA
Proteins encoded in this region:
- a CDS encoding MFS transporter → MKRLRITYKWELIIMLWIAYFLNQGDRQIFNVVIPLIKEDLHLTDVQLGLVASVFTIVYGCLVPFGGYMGDFLKRKWIILISILIFSIGTLCTGFSGGVISLIVLRGITTGGGEAFYYPAATSLISQYHHKTRAMAMSIHQTSLYVGIVASGFIAAYIGEHFGWRMSFFTFGLGGLLLCIYLFFRMEDTPQEVKEEERYSIGYVIKEIFKKKTVWMLCLAFGGMCFVNIGYVTWMSTFYHEKYHLSLSTAGFTSMFFHFAAALFGVLIGGKLSDKYAQKRKTVRLETELVGLLLGAPFIFFMGYTSNLYVSYVMLALFGFFRGIYDSNLYAALFDVIAPDLRASSVGVMTAFAFIVGALAPLLLGYLKTDYGLSFGISFLSIFYLLGALAVFVAIKFFFLKEFYEETDS